The DNA window CTGCGACGATTTCTTCGACGCGTTCCCGGGGGAGGTACGCACAGATCGTCTTCCCGAGCGAGGTCGAGTAGATCGGTTGCTGGGTGCCGACGCTCGAGGCGGTTTCGACCGCGCTGTCGCCAGCCGCCTTACAGAGGTACGACACTCGGTTGTGTTCCTCGATACCGAACTGCGCGATCTCGCCGGTGTCCGCCGCGAGCGTCTCGACTTCGCTTCGAATGACCTCGTAGTTCCCGACCTGCTCGCGAACGTGCTGTGCCATCCCGAGGATCTGGAGACTGAGGCGATACTGGCCGTCTTCTCGGACGACGATCTCGAGTTCCTCGAGCGTTCCTAGGTGGCTGTGGACCGTACTCTTGGAGTGTCCGAGCTCGTTTGCGATCTCTGTGACGCCGGCGCCG is part of the Halopiger aswanensis genome and encodes:
- a CDS encoding IclR family transcriptional regulator, which gives rise to MESQRETGRTIRSVQIAFSIIDTLQRKNGAGVTEIANELGHSKSTVHSHLGTLEELEIVVREDGQYRLSLQILGMAQHVREQVGNYEVIRSEVETLAADTGEIAQFGIEEHNRVSYLCKAAGDSAVETASSVGTQQPIYSTSLGKTICAYLPRERVEEIVAETEFVAQTRNTITTPEEFFEDLEAIRDRGYGIDDEENINGLRCVAAPVRKGEKVLGAISVSGPSSRFTDERLHGELSDYVQRAANVIELNTKFS